GTCGAGGGCAGTTTGAATCCGGGTACTGCCGCGAAGTCGCCTGCGACCTCGATATCGTCCGGGGCGGTCGGGCCGAGGCCTCGTTCGGAGGCGATTCGGTTGGTTGGAATGGCAGCCGGTTTCGCACCGGCCATCATCGCCATCACCGAATCGAGCGCCACCGGGTTGCGGGCGGAGAGCAGCGTCCCGAGTTTCAGTACCCGGCCGCCGCTGGGACCGTTCTGTCCGTCCATTCCGCGCAGCGCATCCATCACTGTCAGCACCGGAACCGGAATCGCCTGGTAGATGTCGACCAGCAGTTCCGCGAATTCGTACGGGCTCTTCACGACGGTGTGAAGATACGACTTCTGAGCCCCGGGGATGATGCCGAACAGGTTCTTGATTGACCCGGTGAGGAGTGTGAGCGCGTGGGTCTTGAACACCGGCAGGTTCAGTACCACATCCGCTTCGGTCACGATGCGGGAGACCGTGATTTCGGAGATGAAGCGGGACTTGATCGAGATCGACACGGGTCTTTCCGCGATACCGCGGAAGCAGCCCTCACTCGCCTCCACCGCACCGGTCGGCGCGATGTACGTTGATACGTTGCGCTGCAGTCCGCCCCCGGGGTTGTCGGCTACACATATCTCTCTGGCCCCACGTGCCTTGAGCCCGCGAACCGCGTGCCTGATCAGTTCCGGGTCAGTGGTAACGCCGTGTTCCGGCGGGTGGGGGCCGAGCAGGTTGGGTTTGACCCAGACCCGCTTCCCGGCGAAGTCGTACTCCAGGGAGT
Above is a window of candidate division WOR-3 bacterium DNA encoding:
- a CDS encoding DUF362 domain-containing protein — translated: MERVLVRKVTDLSADAAEALDSLEYDFAGKRVWVKPNLLGPHPPEHGVTTDPELIRHAVRGLKARGAREICVADNPGGGLQRNVSTYIAPTGAVEASEGCFRGIAERPVSISIKSRFISEITVSRIVTEADVVLNLPVFKTHALTLLTGSIKNLFGIIPGAQKSYLHTVVKSPYEFAELLVDIYQAIPVPVLTVMDALRGMDGQNGPSGGRVLKLGTLLSARNPVALDSVMAMMAGAKPAAIPTNRIASERGLGPTAPDDIEVAGDFAAVPGFKLPSTRVAEMASGVAGSAVYRLLQRRPLFDKRICTRCRRCADNCPVNAIAMSPYPAIDRKKCIMCYCCAELCPEKAMTVPGPLRGLIQNITGR